One segment of Spiroplasma cantharicola DNA contains the following:
- a CDS encoding DEAD/DEAH box helicase: MNKENYNGFLNYFEMFGALSNLYSLFDKNLLTKIGNLDEKEIGTILGVIKYIIRKDISIEGFERDEQKNSINDILNILDDVLNKFFGNSDDNKQILKQINDLKAKLGYPKKSNNYLLNDNINLFNDQKIFFQNLDYAILKRKNIIISAPTSFGKSFMMREIILKKNMGNFFFIVPTISLQNEYFSEFYKKLLNKDFEKKIYIGIEVVNDHDFNAFNKNIFILTQEKMLSFIRKYENSMLNIDYVVFDEFQEFIMNPFDSRGSIMYSVIEFFNNFNTPHVFAMPLIASPLSKIKKVLQNIEERNYVEIISKIDYSLKDFYLLKNNSTSEKWNIKINDNNIKVAEINEKLKKDHLIKKIIETESNNTTIVFSQKSKIKKKNYDFFNLNSTNFKNNNKILLVLNYIKNNLADERYYIYKALENGVAIHHSDIDFYLKKQIEFLYKNKIIKCIFTTETLAHGVNLNATNFIFDANVSGSVHKSNSRKELTYKNLIGRVGRINNNRGKIFLFKEDKYHKMTKKVEFLDLQLDIDIDTNLNMIKEQIKNHKLISEQSILKMATNFSCFPINEDILKENNYSNSDIQDCKNNEFIYDSSPVPTSSIKDAKKWINDEHILIKKLINANDIKNDSFFNNFLNIYCEKIWNFYGRWYFKKGEATYFIQTLKNKFYGRKLIEEVQYYISKMDNGIFWHRKGKDFEFYTNSPPNDNNEKYQKYNVHSTLGYSTLVDYLTYVRKRYLEYGYTTFISDISHIYEVNFEEKLFEYEFEEIRNKLSNIGIDSDLINKIIINDKEINNISLHLSKINSYKDLIEILTDKELKWIIETCFE; encoded by the coding sequence ATGAATAAAGAAAACTATAATGGATTTTTGAATTATTTTGAAATGTTTGGAGCATTATCAAACTTATATTCACTTTTTGATAAAAACCTTTTGACTAAAATAGGAAATTTGGATGAGAAAGAGATAGGAACTATTTTAGGAGTTATAAAATATATAATAAGGAAAGATATTAGTATAGAAGGTTTTGAAAGAGACGAGCAAAAAAATTCTATAAATGATATTTTAAATATCTTAGATGATGTTTTAAACAAATTCTTCGGAAATTCCGATGATAATAAACAAATATTAAAACAAATTAATGATTTAAAAGCCAAATTAGGCTATCCTAAAAAAAGTAATAATTATCTTTTGAATGATAATATAAATTTATTTAATGATCAAAAAATATTTTTTCAGAATTTAGATTATGCTATTTTAAAAAGAAAAAATATTATAATATCTGCGCCAACATCTTTTGGAAAATCGTTTATGATGAGAGAGATAATTTTAAAAAAAAATATGGGAAATTTTTTTTTCATAGTTCCGACGATATCACTTCAAAATGAATATTTTTCAGAATTTTATAAAAAGTTACTTAATAAAGATTTTGAAAAAAAAATATATATTGGAATTGAAGTGGTAAATGATCATGATTTTAATGCATTCAATAAAAATATTTTTATTTTAACTCAAGAAAAAATGTTATCTTTTATTAGAAAATATGAAAACTCTATGTTAAATATTGATTATGTGGTTTTTGATGAATTTCAGGAATTTATAATGAATCCATTTGACTCTAGAGGTTCAATAATGTACTCCGTAATTGAATTTTTTAATAATTTTAATACACCGCATGTTTTTGCTATGCCTTTAATTGCTAGTCCTTTAAGTAAAATTAAAAAAGTTTTACAAAATATTGAAGAAAGAAATTATGTTGAAATAATTTCAAAAATTGATTATTCTTTAAAGGATTTTTACTTATTAAAAAATAATAGTACTTCAGAAAAATGAAATATTAAAATAAATGATAATAATATTAAAGTTGCAGAAATTAATGAAAAATTAAAAAAAGATCATCTTATCAAAAAAATAATTGAAACGGAAAGTAATAATACAACTATTGTATTTAGTCAAAAATCAAAAATTAAAAAAAAGAATTATGATTTTTTTAATTTAAATAGTACTAATTTCAAAAATAATAATAAGATTCTGTTAGTTTTAAATTATATAAAAAATAATTTAGCGGATGAGAGATATTATATATATAAAGCCTTGGAAAATGGAGTTGCTATACATCATTCTGATATAGACTTTTACTTAAAAAAACAAATTGAATTTTTATATAAAAATAAAATTATAAAATGTATATTTACAACTGAAACATTAGCACATGGAGTAAATTTAAATGCTACAAATTTTATTTTTGATGCAAATGTGAGCGGATCAGTACATAAAAGCAATTCTAGAAAGGAACTTACTTATAAAAATTTAATTGGAAGAGTAGGAAGAATTAATAATAATAGAGGGAAAATATTTTTATTTAAAGAAGATAAATACCATAAAATGACAAAAAAAGTTGAATTTCTTGATTTACAACTTGATATTGATATTGATACTAATCTTAATATGATTAAAGAACAAATTAAAAATCATAAGTTAATTTCAGAGCAATCAATTTTAAAAATGGCTACAAATTTCTCTTGTTTTCCAATAAATGAAGATATTTTAAAAGAAAACAATTATAGTAATTCTGATATTCAAGATTGTAAAAATAACGAATTTATATATGATTCAAGTCCTGTTCCAACAAGTAGTATTAAAGATGCAAAAAAATGAATAAATGATGAACATATTTTAATAAAGAAACTTATTAATGCAAATGATATTAAAAATGATTCTTTTTTTAATAATTTTTTAAATATTTATTGTGAAAAAATTTGAAATTTTTATGGACGATGATATTTTAAAAAGGGAGAAGCTACCTATTTTATACAAACTTTAAAAAATAAATTTTATGGAAGAAAATTAATAGAAGAAGTTCAATACTATATTTCAAAAATGGATAATGGAATTTTTTGACATAGAAAAGGTAAAGACTTTGAATTTTATACAAATTCTCCACCTAATGATAATAATGAAAAATATCAAAAATATAATGTACATAGTACTTTGGGTTATTCAACTTTGGTTGATTATTTAACATATGTTAGAAAGAGATATTTGGAATATGGATATACAACATTTATCTCTGATATTTCGCATATATATGAAGTTAACTTTGAGGAAAAACTTTTTGAATATGAATTTGAGGAAATTAGAAATAAATTATCAAATATTGGTATTGATTCTGATTTAATAAACAAAATTATTATTAATGATAAAGAAATAAATAATATATCATTGCATTTATCAAAAATTAATTCTTATAAGGACTTAATAGAAATATTAACAGATAAAGAACTAAAATGAATAATTGAAACTTGTTTTGAATAA